The Lycium barbarum isolate Lr01 chromosome 9, ASM1917538v2, whole genome shotgun sequence genome has a segment encoding these proteins:
- the LOC132609465 gene encoding anaphase-promoting complex subunit 13, translated as MAERILSLGILIDVVDEEWMRDTLPADDLPLPPVLLPKTDDNEDSNQEAPQVDGDTWHDLALENH; from the exons ATGGCAGAGCGAATCCTCAGCTTGGGAATTCTCATAGATGTTGTGGATGAAGAATGGATGCGAGATACTCTGCCCGCTGATG ATCTCCCATTACCACCAGTACTACTTCCAAAGACTGATGACAACGAAGACTCAA ATCAAGAGGCTCCGCAAGTTGACGGAGATACATGGCATGACCTTGCTTTGGAAAATCACTGA